A genomic region of Methanobacterium sp. SMA-27 contains the following coding sequences:
- a CDS encoding UGSC family (seleno)protein — translation MQVKIVEKDTLDPLGDTDQVKLDLNPIPHDFEFISLVDNTKPGADIILSSLAGNLGKRKFITVKKPAGAPATMDQLKMASEGEVALIALGDCGSCSSWVILDAIRLENKGVPTISICSEKFTAFAHKLAKTHGAEDLRILSVKHPIAGLSNNEIQTKTLPIIPSLKYILQIP, via the coding sequence ATGCAAGTAAAAATTGTTGAAAAGGATACTCTAGATCCACTAGGAGATACAGACCAAGTTAAACTAGATCTAAATCCAATTCCGCATGATTTCGAGTTTATTTCATTAGTGGATAACACAAAACCAGGAGCAGATATTATTTTGTCATCATTGGCAGGAAACCTTGGTAAAAGAAAATTTATTACAGTAAAAAAGCCTGCAGGGGCCCCTGCAACTATGGATCAGCTTAAAATGGCTTCTGAAGGAGAAGTTGCTTTGATTGCTCTTGGAGACTGTGGTTCATGTTCTAGTTGGGTAATCCTTGATGCAATACGTCTTGAGAATAAAGGAGTGCCAACCATCTCCATATGTTCCGAAAAATTCACGGCATTCGCACATAAACTTGCAAAAACTCATGGTGCAGAAGATCTTCGCATATTAAGTGTAAAACATCCAATTGCTGGACTTTCAAACAACGAAATCCAAACAAAAACACTGCCCATTATCCCTTCACTTAAATATATCCTACAGATCCCATGA
- a CDS encoding M20 family metallopeptidase: MDQNVVYQRINELCNAFKEKQIEIFHWLHQHPELAFQEFQSGQYIVDCLNEINGIEVVYPIAKTGIKAVLHGENPGPTVSLRADFDALPVKEETNLDYASKSKGIYNGQKTYVAHACGHDASASSALGTAKVLSQLKNELNGKVVFLFQPAEEGAPQGMVGGAELMVKAGALKNPDVHAIFALHPYSKAYPGNVLLSKGITHASLNDLIIKIKGIQAHGSMPWVGKDPILAGAAIINALQSIISREVDLMRGAAVITVGYFHGGIKVNIIPKTAEMGLTIRSLDDSTQKLLLKRITEVADLTARAHGCEVEIIPGQHDPLNRNNNELCKNMLPTLQRVAGKDKLNYKHATTGSEDFSYFSQKIPGLYLHFGSAPLEFPLSQSKPNHHPGFQVDELALKFATKLECNLLYDYLRNNS; this comes from the coding sequence ATGGATCAGAATGTAGTTTACCAAAGGATCAATGAACTGTGCAATGCTTTCAAAGAAAAACAGATTGAGATATTTCACTGGCTTCATCAGCATCCCGAACTTGCCTTTCAAGAGTTTCAGTCAGGACAGTATATTGTAGATTGTCTAAATGAAATAAATGGAATTGAAGTAGTCTATCCTATTGCGAAAACAGGAATCAAAGCAGTGCTTCACGGTGAAAATCCAGGACCTACAGTTTCATTACGAGCTGACTTTGATGCATTGCCAGTAAAAGAAGAAACAAACCTAGATTATGCATCAAAGTCTAAAGGGATATATAATGGACAGAAGACCTATGTAGCTCATGCGTGTGGTCATGATGCAAGTGCTTCATCTGCATTAGGTACTGCGAAAGTTTTAAGTCAACTTAAAAATGAGTTAAATGGTAAAGTTGTTTTCTTATTCCAACCTGCAGAAGAGGGTGCACCTCAGGGTATGGTTGGTGGTGCTGAACTAATGGTTAAAGCAGGTGCCTTAAAAAACCCTGATGTTCACGCAATATTTGCACTACATCCTTACAGCAAAGCTTATCCTGGAAACGTGTTATTAAGTAAAGGGATCACACATGCAAGCTTAAACGATTTAATAATCAAAATCAAAGGGATCCAAGCTCATGGCTCAATGCCATGGGTGGGTAAGGATCCTATTTTGGCTGGAGCAGCAATCATAAATGCACTGCAGTCAATTATCAGTAGAGAAGTTGATCTAATGAGAGGTGCAGCTGTTATTACTGTAGGATACTTTCACGGAGGCATTAAAGTTAATATAATTCCTAAAACAGCTGAAATGGGTTTAACAATCAGATCTCTTGATGATAGTACACAAAAACTGCTTTTAAAACGTATAACTGAAGTTGCAGATTTAACTGCTAGAGCGCATGGGTGTGAGGTCGAAATTATCCCTGGACAACATGATCCATTGAACAGAAACAATAATGAACTATGCAAAAATATGCTACCAACTCTTCAAAGAGTTGCAGGAAAAGATAAACTCAATTATAAACATGCCACCACAGGTTCAGAAGATTTTTCATATTTCTCTCAGAAAATTCCTGGTTTATACTTGCATTTTGGAAGTGCACCTTTAGAATTTCCACTATCCCAATCAAAACCCAACCATCATCCTGGATTTCAAGTAGATGAGCTTGCTTTAAAATTTGCAACTAAATTAGAATGTAACTTATTATATGATTATCTTAGAAACAATTCCTAA